A single genomic interval of Saccharothrix saharensis harbors:
- a CDS encoding PadR family transcriptional regulator, which translates to MKVAKDLVAASATPMVLGILAEEDSYGYAILRRINELSDGELDWTEGLLYPLLHRLERLGHVESSWRAVAGERRRKYYRITRGGLAELAEQRRQWDAVVGALKEIWPGDPRPLATFPLGGFA; encoded by the coding sequence GTGAAGGTCGCCAAGGATCTCGTGGCCGCTTCGGCGACGCCGATGGTGCTGGGCATCCTGGCCGAGGAGGACAGCTACGGCTACGCCATCCTGCGGCGCATCAACGAGCTGTCCGACGGCGAGCTGGACTGGACCGAGGGGCTGCTCTACCCGTTGCTGCACCGCCTCGAACGCCTCGGGCACGTCGAGTCGAGCTGGCGCGCGGTGGCGGGGGAGCGGCGGCGCAAGTACTACCGGATCACCCGCGGCGGGCTGGCCGAGCTGGCCGAGCAGCGCCGCCAGTGGGACGCGGTCGTGGGCGCGCTGAAGGAGATCTGGCCCGGGGACCCCCGGCCGCTGGCCACGTTCCCGCTGGGAGGCTTCGCATGA
- a CDS encoding response regulator transcription factor translates to MLLVEDDRELVELLAAALRGEGYTVDVALDGQRGLHLALTRPYDVVVIDRGLPVLDGLDLLVRLRAKSVRARALILTALGTVHDRIDGLDAGADDYLVKPFDLDELSARLRALCRRSAELADVLRIGAGHLDVGQREVVLPDGGRVPLTAREFTLLRVLASYPDTVHTRASLRRVVFPDSSAPSIVDTYVYYLRGKIDRSVVHTVQGLGYRLGAL, encoded by the coding sequence TTGTTGCTGGTGGAGGACGACCGCGAGCTCGTGGAGTTGCTCGCCGCCGCGCTGCGCGGCGAGGGGTACACCGTGGACGTCGCGCTGGACGGCCAGCGGGGGCTGCACCTGGCGCTCACCCGCCCCTACGACGTCGTGGTCATCGACCGCGGCCTGCCCGTCCTCGACGGGCTCGACCTGCTGGTGCGGCTGCGGGCGAAGTCCGTGCGGGCGCGGGCGTTGATCCTCACCGCGCTGGGCACCGTCCACGACCGGATCGACGGGCTGGACGCGGGCGCGGACGACTACCTGGTCAAGCCGTTCGACCTGGACGAGCTGAGCGCGCGACTGCGGGCGCTGTGCCGGCGTTCGGCGGAACTGGCGGACGTGCTGCGGATCGGGGCCGGGCACCTCGACGTCGGGCAGCGGGAAGTGGTGCTGCCCGACGGCGGGCGCGTGCCGCTCACCGCGCGGGAGTTCACGCTCCTGCGCGTGCTCGCCAGCTACCCGGACACCGTCCACACGCGTGCTTCGCTGCGGCGCGTGGTGTTCCCGGACTCGTCCGCACCATCCATTGTGGACACCTACGTGTACTACCTGCGCGGCAAGATCGACCGTTCGGTGGTGCACACGGTGCAAGGGCTCGGTTATCGCTTGGGGGCGCTGTGA
- a CDS encoding sensor histidine kinase: MSRSWAEAERAVVRRARLRVSVLVALAITLLVAFVGGIAYLVMSHAQEAQAKRELWYNATFGAPSTPPGCTWLFILDDGELDDGLLQTPLGFPLHEDMHEVLASGETIKRDLELNGTRYLVLTQRGEGDRVAQAVFDMRYQLADRRHLLLALAIAELGGLLAAAVLGLCVGRGTVAPLAEALARQRRFVTDASHELRTPIARAYTRAQVLARRARAADLPDDHRDSLDQLASTIRGLGEVVDDLLLSARLSRQSEGPAGRPVDLASVAEAAVETEEDRAAERRITLTVERPAGPLVVVGVETALRRAVDELLANAVRHTPEGGRIDVRLGSRDGQVELTVADTGEGFDQVEAARLFDRFHRGPGAPERRFGLGLALLREIVTGHGGTVEASGHPGEGARFTLRLPAAATSTTVADGALTTGRR, translated from the coding sequence GTGAGTCGTTCATGGGCCGAGGCGGAACGCGCGGTCGTCCGGCGGGCGCGGCTGCGGGTCAGCGTGCTGGTGGCGCTCGCGATCACGCTGCTGGTCGCGTTCGTCGGCGGGATCGCCTACCTCGTGATGTCGCACGCGCAGGAGGCGCAGGCCAAGCGCGAGCTCTGGTACAACGCCACGTTCGGCGCGCCGTCGACGCCACCCGGGTGCACGTGGCTGTTCATCCTGGACGACGGCGAGCTGGACGACGGTCTGCTCCAGACGCCGTTGGGCTTCCCGCTGCACGAGGACATGCACGAGGTGCTGGCGTCGGGCGAAACGATCAAGCGCGACCTGGAGCTCAACGGCACCCGGTACCTCGTGCTGACCCAGCGGGGCGAGGGCGACCGGGTCGCGCAGGCCGTGTTCGACATGCGCTACCAGCTCGCCGACCGGCGGCACCTGCTGCTGGCGTTGGCGATCGCGGAGCTCGGCGGCCTGCTCGCGGCAGCCGTGCTGGGGTTGTGCGTCGGTCGCGGCACGGTCGCGCCGCTGGCGGAGGCGCTGGCCAGGCAGCGGCGGTTCGTCACCGACGCGAGCCACGAGCTGCGGACGCCGATCGCGCGGGCGTACACGCGGGCGCAGGTGCTGGCGCGCCGGGCCAGGGCCGCCGACCTGCCCGACGACCACCGCGACAGCCTCGACCAACTGGCCAGCACGATCCGCGGGCTCGGCGAGGTGGTGGACGACCTGTTGCTGTCGGCGCGGCTGAGCCGGCAGTCGGAGGGGCCGGCCGGTCGGCCGGTGGACCTGGCCTCGGTGGCGGAGGCCGCGGTGGAGACGGAGGAGGACCGGGCGGCCGAACGGCGGATCACGCTGACCGTGGAGCGGCCCGCGGGCCCGCTGGTCGTGGTCGGCGTCGAGACCGCGTTGCGGCGCGCGGTGGACGAGCTGCTGGCGAACGCGGTGCGGCACACGCCGGAAGGCGGCCGGATCGACGTGCGCCTCGGGTCCCGGGACGGACAGGTGGAGCTGACCGTCGCGGACACCGGCGAGGGCTTCGACCAGGTCGAGGCCGCCCGCCTCTTCGACCGCTTCCACCGGGGTCCGGGCGCTCCGGAACGGCGGTTCGGCCTGGGGCTGGCCCTGCTGCGCGAGATCGTGACCGGTCACGGCGGCACGGTGGAGGCTTCGGGCCACCCGGGTGAGGGCGCGCGGTTCACCCTGCGCCTCCCTGCCGCCGCCACCTCGACCACCGTCGCCGACGGCGCACTGACCACCGGCCGCCGGTGA
- a CDS encoding BTAD domain-containing putative transcriptional regulator, giving the protein MTSDPVPVRVELLGAVRAWRNGVEVDLGTARRRAVFALLALRVGQTVSKDELIDGVWGDSPPATAAAGLHTYVSGLRQALEPDRRKRSTGVVLTSAGSGYCLRVPVDGVDVHRFERHRERARELADRDPALALAELDQAHALWRGEALSGVSGPFARTQRSRLHELRLATAERRAELALTVGRHEDVIADLAALTREHPVREGLRALLITALHRAGRQAEALEVYHDARRVLVEELGMEPGAALRQAHRAVLEDKADDVPAPRVAASPMIRPAVFVGRDDEVDVLRAAVADLVAGRGGAVWVGGEPGIGKSALLATGLSGAVDAGCRVAWAAGDEFGPRTPLRVLLDCLDVTESSDDPRRVALAQALRGPADGSGDPVPVVIERLLGLIHELAAGTPLVIVVDDLHWVDEASVLLWHRLLRVVRRSPLLLVAAARPVPRRADVEQVRRAVTGSGGHALDLRPLSDESVTQMLIGLLGRPPGRTLRGLVDLAAGNPLYTKDVVDALMREDAVRVVDGLAEIAPCVDRELPFSLVSVLTRRLGFLSPATSDVLRSAALLGGEFALGDAATALGRTSSDLVAAVEEATSAGVLDDRGPRLRFRHPVVRDALYRSVPAGVRSALHRQAAGALAAAGAPVDLVVDQLAAAPGAVDEWAADWLVEHAASLARAAPDRAIGLLDAVVSESAVDAEHRERLAALLARLLFRLGRRPHAAARYVLARTRDPDRAAGMRWLLAHAQYRDGQATDAVAALRAAVRDDTVPPVWRARLESLLAVVQRDGLGDVDAAEATARRALRRGEDARDDVAAAHARQGLWQVGTVRRDHEEALRQVDHALDLVSWGPDRGELRPALLDNRAFTLQNLDRLDEAEDVLRAARDLTGPGPHAATAVQHYWRGRWDRAAAEADALRDDPDRAAALALRERGPVLLLHGVAALVAARRGRTPQAEEHLRAAAELPPITPSDREHGDFLLAARAVLAEAAGRPDEVFAVLEPLLAPPPGHLVLRHQWLPDLARLALLAGRSDVAARALAGCAEEAAAESVPARASAAHARCRGLVEHDPGPVLDAVARYRLVGRPVELAQALEDAAVLLVARGDREAGEAAFHEAVAGYERLGAVHDVRRARARMRGGGAGFGWAGGR; this is encoded by the coding sequence GTGACGAGTGACCCCGTCCCCGTCCGGGTGGAACTGCTGGGCGCGGTCCGGGCGTGGCGCAACGGGGTGGAGGTCGACCTCGGCACCGCACGTCGCCGCGCGGTGTTCGCCCTGCTCGCCCTGCGGGTCGGCCAGACCGTGTCGAAGGACGAGCTGATCGACGGCGTCTGGGGCGACTCGCCGCCCGCGACGGCCGCCGCCGGCCTGCACACCTACGTCTCCGGCCTGCGCCAGGCGCTGGAACCGGACCGGCGCAAGCGGTCCACCGGCGTGGTGCTCACCTCCGCCGGGTCCGGCTACTGCCTGCGGGTGCCGGTGGACGGCGTGGACGTGCACCGGTTCGAACGCCACCGGGAACGGGCCCGCGAGCTGGCCGACCGCGACCCGGCGCTGGCGCTGGCCGAACTGGACCAGGCGCACGCGCTGTGGCGCGGCGAGGCGCTGTCCGGGGTGTCCGGGCCGTTCGCGCGCACGCAGCGGTCCCGGCTGCACGAGCTGCGGCTGGCCACCGCGGAACGCCGGGCGGAGCTGGCGCTGACCGTCGGCCGGCACGAGGACGTGATCGCCGACCTCGCGGCCCTCACGCGGGAGCACCCGGTGCGCGAAGGGCTGCGCGCCCTGCTGATCACCGCGCTGCACCGGGCCGGGCGGCAGGCCGAGGCGCTGGAGGTCTACCACGACGCGCGGCGCGTGCTGGTGGAGGAACTGGGCATGGAGCCCGGTGCCGCGCTCAGGCAGGCGCACCGGGCGGTGCTGGAGGACAAGGCCGACGACGTCCCCGCGCCGCGGGTCGCCGCGTCGCCGATGATCCGGCCCGCCGTGTTCGTTGGCCGCGACGACGAGGTCGATGTGCTGCGCGCCGCCGTGGCGGACCTGGTGGCCGGTCGCGGCGGCGCGGTGTGGGTGGGTGGCGAGCCCGGCATCGGCAAGTCCGCCCTGCTGGCCACCGGGCTGTCCGGCGCGGTCGACGCCGGCTGCCGGGTGGCGTGGGCGGCGGGCGACGAGTTCGGGCCGCGCACGCCGCTGCGGGTGCTGCTCGACTGCCTCGACGTCACCGAGTCGTCCGACGACCCGCGCCGGGTCGCGTTGGCGCAGGCGTTGCGCGGCCCGGCCGACGGGTCCGGCGACCCGGTGCCGGTGGTGATCGAACGGCTGCTCGGCCTGATCCACGAGCTGGCCGCGGGGACACCGCTGGTGATCGTGGTGGACGACCTGCACTGGGTGGACGAGGCGAGCGTGCTGCTGTGGCACCGCCTCCTGCGGGTCGTGCGCCGGTCGCCGCTGCTCCTGGTCGCCGCCGCCCGGCCGGTGCCGCGGCGGGCCGACGTGGAGCAGGTGCGCCGCGCGGTCACCGGCTCCGGCGGTCACGCGCTCGACCTCCGACCGCTGTCCGACGAGTCGGTCACGCAGATGCTGATCGGCCTCCTGGGCCGGCCACCCGGCCGCACCCTGCGCGGCCTGGTCGACCTGGCCGCCGGGAACCCCCTCTACACCAAGGACGTGGTCGACGCCTTGATGCGCGAGGACGCCGTGCGGGTGGTCGACGGCCTGGCCGAGATCGCGCCGTGCGTCGACCGGGAACTCCCCTTCTCGCTGGTGTCGGTGCTCACGCGCCGGCTCGGCTTCCTGTCCCCGGCCACCTCGGACGTGCTGCGCTCGGCGGCGTTGCTGGGCGGCGAGTTCGCGCTCGGGGACGCCGCGACCGCGTTGGGCCGCACGTCGTCCGACCTCGTCGCCGCCGTCGAGGAGGCGACGTCCGCCGGGGTGCTGGACGACCGCGGACCGCGGCTGAGGTTCCGGCACCCGGTGGTCCGCGACGCGCTCTACCGGTCCGTGCCCGCCGGCGTCCGGTCCGCGCTGCACCGCCAGGCCGCGGGCGCGCTCGCCGCCGCCGGCGCACCGGTCGACCTGGTCGTCGACCAGCTGGCCGCCGCACCCGGCGCGGTGGACGAGTGGGCCGCCGACTGGCTGGTCGAGCACGCCGCGTCCCTCGCCCGCGCCGCACCGGACCGGGCCATCGGCCTGCTCGACGCCGTCGTCTCCGAGTCCGCAGTGGACGCCGAGCACCGGGAACGGCTGGCCGCCCTGCTGGCCCGGCTGCTGTTCCGGCTCGGCCGCCGGCCGCACGCCGCGGCGAGGTACGTGCTGGCCCGCACCCGCGACCCCGACCGGGCCGCCGGGATGCGCTGGCTCCTGGCCCACGCCCAGTATCGGGACGGCCAGGCGACCGACGCCGTGGCCGCCTTGCGCGCGGCGGTGCGCGACGACACCGTGCCGCCGGTGTGGCGGGCCCGCCTGGAGTCGCTGCTGGCCGTGGTGCAGCGCGACGGCCTCGGGGACGTCGACGCGGCCGAGGCGACCGCGCGCCGCGCGTTGCGCCGCGGCGAGGACGCGCGCGACGACGTCGCCGCCGCCCACGCGCGGCAAGGGCTGTGGCAGGTCGGCACGGTCCGCCGGGACCACGAAGAAGCGCTGCGGCAGGTCGATCACGCGCTCGACCTGGTCTCGTGGGGCCCCGACCGCGGCGAGCTGAGACCGGCGCTGCTGGACAACAGGGCGTTCACGCTGCAGAACCTGGACCGCCTGGACGAGGCCGAGGACGTGCTGCGCGCCGCCCGCGACCTGACCGGCCCCGGCCCGCACGCCGCCACCGCCGTGCAGCACTACTGGCGCGGCCGGTGGGACCGCGCGGCGGCCGAGGCCGACGCGCTGCGCGACGACCCGGACCGCGCCGCCGCCCTCGCGCTGCGCGAACGGGGACCGGTGCTGCTCCTGCACGGCGTGGCCGCGCTGGTCGCCGCCCGCCGCGGCCGGACCCCGCAAGCCGAGGAGCACCTGCGCGCGGCGGCCGAGCTGCCGCCCATCACCCCGTCCGACCGGGAGCACGGCGACTTCCTGCTGGCCGCGCGGGCGGTGTTGGCCGAGGCCGCCGGACGCCCCGACGAGGTGTTCGCCGTCCTGGAACCGCTGCTCGCGCCACCGCCCGGCCACCTGGTGCTGCGGCACCAGTGGCTGCCCGACCTGGCGCGGCTCGCCCTGCTCGCCGGGCGGTCGGACGTGGCGGCGCGGGCGTTGGCCGGGTGCGCCGAGGAAGCCGCGGCGGAAAGCGTGCCGGCCCGGGCGTCCGCCGCGCACGCCCGGTGCCGCGGACTGGTCGAGCACGACCCCGGACCGGTGCTCGACGCGGTGGCCCGCTACCGGCTCGTGGGGCGGCCGGTGGAGCTGGCGCAGGCGTTGGAGGACGCGGCGGTGCTGCTGGTGGCGCGCGGCGACCGGGAGGCGGGCGAGGCGGCGTTCCACGAGGCGGTGGCCGGCTACGAGCGCCTGGGAGCGGTGCACGACGTGCGCCGGGCGCGGGCCCGGATGCGGGGTGGGGGAGCTGGCTTCGGGTGGGCCGGTGGTCGGTGA
- the fxsT gene encoding FxSxx-COOH system tetratricopeptide repeat protein has protein sequence MDSSDDDPRGPVEQTAVASDGANVLQAGRDLTVHVTRRRAVPAMESVSAPRSAGRIPVVPGLFVGRDRELARLAEAVAGSGRAAVVAVHGLGGVGKSTLAARFAASHAEAFGFVWWVTADSPAALDAGLAGLAAAVAPETAGLPPEERVELGTRWLATHDEWLLVLDNLTAPADAAGLLSRVRTGTVLITSRLGRGWRGVETVVLDALHPAEAVRLLTGLVRAEWPDADLADADALCAELGWLPLAVEQAAAYLAQARVTPATYLDLLARYPARMFSATAEGGDERRTAARVWRVTLDRLADTPLAGHVLRVLAWWAPEAVPRTLLAGLADEPDLVDALGRLAAHSMITLTGTTVTVHRLVQTITRTPDPHDPHRRARSIDVARDTAAAALHAAVLDLNPGLPDDWSHYHVLLPHARALLDRATHDTDTADTCALLHEFGKYLTARGDVTSAVAHLTRAVRSAERALGPDDPRTLRYRNNLAYAHWSAGDHRQAVRLHEANLADTERVLGPDHPDTLTVRNNVAYVHRGTGGLDRAIALHETNLADARRLLGPDHPNTLTIRNNLAGAHHAAGDLARAIPMYEAALADCLRVLGPHHPGTLTARVDLAGAYRAAGDVERAITLFEAVRADCERVLGPDHPDTLVALNNLATAYRSAGRLRRAIRLHEKVLADRGRVLGPDHPDTLASLNNLASTHWSAGDARRAIPLYEAAVAGCERVLGPDHPDTVSYRNNLAGARRAISHP, from the coding sequence GTGGATTCCAGTGATGACGACCCGCGCGGCCCGGTGGAGCAGACCGCGGTGGCGTCCGACGGGGCGAACGTCCTGCAAGCGGGCCGGGACCTCACCGTCCACGTGACGCGGCGGCGTGCCGTGCCCGCGATGGAGTCGGTGTCGGCGCCGCGGTCCGCGGGCCGGATCCCGGTCGTGCCGGGCCTGTTCGTGGGCCGCGACCGGGAGCTGGCACGCCTCGCCGAGGCCGTCGCCGGGTCCGGCCGGGCCGCCGTGGTGGCGGTGCACGGGCTGGGCGGGGTCGGGAAGAGCACGCTGGCCGCCCGGTTCGCCGCGTCGCACGCCGAGGCGTTCGGGTTCGTGTGGTGGGTGACGGCCGACTCGCCGGCGGCGTTGGACGCCGGGCTGGCGGGGCTGGCGGCGGCCGTGGCGCCGGAGACGGCGGGGCTGCCGCCGGAGGAGCGGGTCGAGCTGGGCACCCGCTGGCTGGCCACCCACGACGAGTGGCTGCTGGTGCTGGACAACCTCACCGCGCCCGCGGACGCCGCCGGGCTGCTGTCCCGGGTGCGGACCGGGACGGTGCTGATCACGTCCCGCCTCGGCCGGGGCTGGCGCGGCGTCGAGACCGTGGTGCTGGACGCGCTGCACCCGGCGGAGGCGGTGCGGCTGCTGACCGGGTTGGTGCGGGCGGAGTGGCCCGACGCCGACCTCGCCGACGCCGACGCGCTGTGCGCGGAACTGGGGTGGCTGCCGCTGGCCGTCGAGCAGGCCGCCGCCTACCTCGCCCAAGCCCGCGTCACCCCGGCCACCTACCTCGACCTGCTCGCCCGGTACCCGGCGCGGATGTTCTCCGCGACCGCGGAGGGCGGTGACGAGCGGCGCACCGCGGCCCGCGTCTGGCGCGTCACCCTCGACCGGCTCGCCGACACGCCCCTGGCCGGGCACGTGCTGCGGGTGCTGGCGTGGTGGGCGCCCGAGGCGGTGCCGCGCACGCTGCTCGCCGGCCTCGCCGACGAACCGGACCTGGTGGACGCGCTGGGCAGGCTGGCCGCGCACAGCATGATCACCCTCACCGGCACGACCGTGACCGTGCACCGGCTCGTCCAGACCATCACCCGCACACCCGACCCGCACGACCCCCACCGGCGGGCCCGGTCGATCGACGTGGCCCGGGACACCGCCGCCGCCGCCCTGCACGCCGCCGTCCTCGACCTGAACCCCGGGCTCCCCGACGACTGGTCCCACTACCACGTGCTCCTGCCGCACGCCCGCGCCTTGCTCGACCGCGCCACCCACGACACGGACACCGCCGACACCTGCGCGCTGCTGCACGAGTTCGGCAAGTACCTGACTGCCCGCGGCGACGTGACCAGCGCCGTCGCGCACCTCACGCGTGCCGTCCGCAGCGCCGAACGCGCACTGGGGCCGGACGACCCGCGCACCTTGAGGTACCGCAACAACCTGGCCTACGCGCACTGGTCCGCGGGGGACCACCGGCAGGCCGTCCGGCTGCACGAAGCCAACCTCGCCGACACCGAGCGCGTGCTGGGCCCGGACCACCCGGACACGCTGACCGTCCGCAACAACGTCGCCTACGTCCACCGCGGCACCGGTGGCCTGGACCGCGCGATCGCGCTGCACGAGACCAACCTCGCCGACGCCCGCCGGCTGCTGGGCCCGGACCACCCGAACACGTTGACGATCCGCAACAACCTCGCCGGCGCCCACCACGCCGCGGGCGACCTGGCGCGCGCGATCCCGATGTACGAAGCGGCGCTCGCCGATTGCCTGCGGGTGCTGGGGCCGCACCACCCGGGCACGTTGACCGCCCGCGTCGACCTCGCCGGCGCCTACCGGGCCGCGGGGGACGTCGAGCGCGCGATCACCCTGTTCGAAGCCGTGCGAGCCGACTGCGAGCGGGTGCTCGGGCCGGACCACCCGGACACGTTGGTCGCCCTCAACAACCTCGCCACCGCGTACCGGTCGGCCGGCCGCTTGCGGCGGGCGATCCGACTGCACGAGAAAGTCCTCGCCGACCGCGGGCGGGTGCTGGGGCCGGACCACCCGGACACCCTGGCCTCCCTCAACAACCTCGCCTCCACCCACTGGTCCGCGGGTGACGCGCGACGGGCGATCCCGCTGTACGAGGCCGCGGTCGCCGGCTGCGAACGCGTCCTCGGACCCGACCACCCGGACACGGTGTCCTACCGGAACAACCTGGCCGGCGCGCGCCGCGCGATCAGTCACCCCTGA
- a CDS encoding permease prefix domain 1-containing protein — MTDDQGGLTAQFAEWRHYVQRRRELRQADVDELEDHLRGSVDDLMAAGLHADEAFLVAVKRMGSLDELSREFAREHSERLWKQLVLTGGSDGPAARSRRDLAVMVACALGAAVSVRAPELFGVSLAEGSGFYPLNAGLLVLPWLAGFLAWRRGAPARLVGVLVALFALGAVAANAYPLPVESQSIVLTSLHLPIALWFAVGLAYASDDPRSSRRWMDFIRFTGECFIYYVLIALGGGVLVGFVFGTFEAIGVSPETAIAQWVVPCGAAAAVVVAGWLVEVKQGVVENIAPVLTRLFTPLFTVVLLAFLVTFAITTGGIDVEREALILFDLLLVVVLGLLLYSASARDPLAPPGLFDKLQLALVVSALVIDVLVLWEITGRITGFGTTPNKAAALGENVILLVNLAWSAWLMLGLLRRRTPFTALERWQTAYLPVYAVWAWVVVLVFPPVFGYL; from the coding sequence ATGACCGACGACCAGGGCGGGCTGACGGCGCAGTTCGCCGAGTGGCGCCACTACGTGCAGCGCCGCCGCGAGCTGCGCCAGGCCGACGTGGACGAGCTCGAGGACCACCTGCGGGGCTCGGTGGACGACCTGATGGCCGCCGGCCTGCACGCCGACGAGGCGTTCCTGGTGGCGGTCAAGCGCATGGGCAGCCTGGACGAGCTGTCCCGCGAGTTCGCCCGGGAGCACTCGGAGCGGCTGTGGAAGCAGCTCGTGCTGACCGGCGGATCGGACGGCCCGGCGGCCCGGTCGCGGCGGGACCTGGCCGTGATGGTGGCCTGCGCGCTGGGCGCGGCGGTGTCGGTGCGGGCGCCGGAGCTGTTCGGCGTGAGCCTGGCGGAGGGCAGCGGCTTCTACCCGCTGAACGCCGGCCTGCTCGTGCTGCCGTGGCTCGCGGGGTTCCTGGCGTGGCGGCGTGGCGCGCCGGCCCGGCTGGTCGGCGTGCTGGTGGCGTTGTTCGCGCTCGGCGCGGTGGCCGCCAACGCCTACCCGCTGCCGGTGGAGTCGCAGTCGATCGTCCTGACGAGCCTGCACCTGCCCATCGCGCTGTGGTTCGCGGTCGGCCTGGCCTACGCGTCGGACGACCCGCGCTCGTCGCGCCGGTGGATGGACTTCATCCGCTTCACGGGCGAGTGCTTCATCTACTACGTGCTCATCGCGCTGGGCGGCGGTGTGCTGGTCGGGTTCGTGTTCGGGACCTTCGAGGCGATCGGCGTGTCACCGGAGACGGCGATCGCGCAGTGGGTGGTGCCGTGCGGCGCGGCGGCCGCGGTGGTGGTGGCCGGGTGGCTGGTCGAGGTCAAGCAGGGCGTGGTGGAGAACATCGCCCCGGTGCTGACGCGCCTGTTCACGCCGTTGTTCACGGTGGTGCTGCTGGCGTTCCTGGTCACGTTCGCGATCACCACCGGCGGGATCGACGTGGAGCGGGAGGCGCTGATCCTGTTCGACCTGCTGCTGGTCGTGGTGCTGGGCCTGCTGCTGTACTCGGCGTCGGCCCGCGACCCGCTCGCGCCGCCCGGCCTGTTCGACAAGCTGCAACTCGCCCTCGTCGTCAGCGCGCTGGTCATCGACGTGCTGGTGCTGTGGGAGATCACCGGTCGCATCACCGGATTCGGCACCACGCCGAACAAGGCGGCGGCGCTGGGCGAGAACGTGATCCTGCTGGTGAACCTGGCCTGGTCGGCGTGGCTGATGCTGGGCCTGCTGCGCCGCCGCACGCCGTTCACGGCGCTGGAGCGCTGGCAGACCGCGTACCTGCCGGTGTACGCGGTGTGGGCGTGGGTGGTCGTGCTGGTGTTCCCGCCGGTGTTCGGCTACCTCTGA